From Thermococcus celericrescens, a single genomic window includes:
- a CDS encoding COG2426 family protein, translated as MNGFLEVFLLSLIPTFEGRYAIVYGIGRGYPLWETLLAASLGVLLLSLVLPAALPYIDRLMLWLEGTFLRKIAHLYLYYVERVRKKAHPYVEKWGFIGLTIFVAIPLPGTGVWTGALAAYLLAIGRKQTVPALILGGLLSMVITLLPALGLFG; from the coding sequence ATGAACGGTTTCCTTGAGGTCTTTCTTCTCTCACTGATTCCGACTTTTGAGGGGCGCTATGCAATAGTCTACGGCATAGGCAGGGGTTATCCCCTCTGGGAAACGCTTTTAGCCGCTTCCCTCGGCGTTCTGCTCCTCTCGCTAGTTCTTCCGGCAGCTCTTCCTTACATAGACAGACTGATGCTCTGGCTTGAGGGAACCTTCCTCAGGAAGATAGCCCACCTCTACCTCTACTACGTCGAACGGGTCAGGAAGAAGGCCCACCCCTACGTGGAGAAATGGGGCTTCATAGGGCTGACGATTTTTGTTGCAATTCCGCTCCCCGGAACTGGCGTCTGGACTGGAGCTTTAGCGGCCTACCTCCTCGCCATAGGGAGAAAGCAGACGGTTCCGGCGTTAATCCTCGGCGGACTTTTGAGCATGGTGATAACGTTGCTTCCGGCCCTGGGGCTGTTTGGGTAG